The sequence TCGTCGTTTGGCTCGTGGTGGTGGTGTCAAGCATATTTCTGGGTTGATCTATGAAGAGACCTGTGCCGTGTTCAAAGTTTTTCTTGAAAACGTGATCCGCGATGCTGTTACTTACACTGAACATGCGAAGCGGAAGACTGTGACAGCCATGGATGTGGTTTACGCTCTAAAATGCCAGGGTCGTACTCTGTATGGATTCGGGGGCTAAGCCTTTATTTTGACTTACCGGTACCTTTAAAACCAAACTTAAATGGTAGTGTAGATCAGCCCTCAACGTTACTTCTCTCTGCCAGTGTGACTGAATGAGGTGATCAGACCTCTTTATGTCAGAATTTCACACTGTTCATAGGGTCTTCATGCTGGCCTGTACAAAGGTCCAACTTCCATTACCCAAACAAGAATATGATTGGAGCAAAAGTTGTGTTCTCCACACCTCTTGTAATATAAGCTTGAATAGGGGCGGGGAATTTAGGATTAATTTTGACCTGCTaacatgtgaaaactacaaattGCTGTGTCTTCATTACAGAGACAGGgtgatgtcttttattggaccaatttctgttggtgagagacaagcttttgcgcTTACACAAAGcaattcttcaggtctgggaaacatactcgGGCTATGTCTGTACTACAtattactttggtataacttgcttcgttcaggggtgtgaatattctACCCAGGTGAAGTGGCACGTTAGGCTTTTACCTTGTGTTACCTACCATGTATTCACTAACCTGGTAGGCTAGTGAAGAGACAAAGCCTAACTGAAAATTTTGGTTTAACTGACTTGTTCAGTGTCATATAATATGTCtgttgcagagccaggaatagaacagaGCTTTTCTGGGTAGCATTCACCTGCCTTCACCAAAAGAGTAGCCTTTCTCTTCTTGTAATTCCCTGCCTCATTCTTTACGCACCTTCCAACTTCTAGATCAGATGAGCCAGAAATCGTACAGATGTGTTTGTGATCTCCTGGTAGCCCTAGATCCcctttatcttaaaaaaaaaaaaaaaaaaaaagtaattaaaaataattggaCCACTAAGTAGTCTCTTAAGCAGTAACACATGGAACACTTTGCTTTGCTTTTTGATCCCAGATTAGATTTTACAATAACGATGAAGTGGCATATTAAGAATGGCAatagtggtccatctagcccagtattctgttgTCTGTCCGtgactggtgccagatgcttcagagggaatcagtagaacagggcagttattgagtgatccagCCCATtgctcagtcccagcttctgacagacagtgGTTTAGGGACACCTAAAGTAAAAGCTTGTTGAAGTCTTATCCTGCATTAAACATGGTGGTGGTAGGAGGCTAGCTAGGTCATCTGTACTGCAGCATTATTGGTATTGATAGTATTCTTCCTTTCATTTTGTATAGCAATTGCAGTAATAGTTAATCAACATGTCTTTCACTGTTTTGGAGATGGCTGTGACAGTATGCTTCTTATCTATCAAGTGTACACAAGTGACATGTATGGAAGGCTGCACAGAGAGGATGACATTTCTTTTACTCTGTACAGACTGTGCTTGCCAAGTCCCCACATGCTGAGTCAGATAGAAATTCTATCATGTCCCTGGAatgttgaagtcagtgaaaactgAATTCATTGATGCAAAAAAGCTTTCAGCATTTGCAGACAAGCTTTCCCAAAAGATCATTTTTCACAAGTCTTGAATCCTAATCAAAATAGCTAATCATGATGTAGACCTTCTTTTCATTGCTGACATCATTACTTTCATCCATCATAACAGTGAAAGGTCCTGATTTTGCAAGGTTCATGGCTTGACTGTGTCAGATGTGCTGACAGAACTTTGATGATGCACACAGCTTTTTGTTCTTCCACAGGGAAATTCTTTTCTGGTAGCTGAGTCTGAGAATGTTGTCTTGTCAAGCTTTGTGAAATGGTCAGCAAAGTGAATAGTAGCAACACTTCGGCATTTGTAACTTTTTCACTGAATGATTGTTGagctggattttaaaaagcatttctgTTTCACTGGAAAGGTAATGATACTACACCACTGACATATTTTGCAGCGACACTAGATGTTTCTTCAGGTTGTTGATTCCAGAACTGCCAGTGTAGATATTTTGTAGTATTGAACACGACACATTAGAcacttttgtgtatgtgtgtgttttaactGAAAATATTTCACCTCATTCTGGAAGAAATTTTGAGCTATACAGACAACAGCTTTTAGGACTTGGGGTCAAATTTTTCCCATGTATTACGAGGGTTTCCCtttacttattatttgtattgcagtagtgcacAAGAGCCAATGAAGTTATTGGCCCCATTATGCTGTAAACTGTACAAGCACACAGCAAGACACAGTTCTTGCCTCACTTAgttcatgatttgaggacttcaatggctcagaaacaggtttgatacagaagtgggtgggtgagattctgtagcctgcgttgtgcaggaggtcagactagatgatcataatggtcccttctgaccataaagtctattaatatgaatatatttttcaaagaatgtttaaaatatatattataaatagAGCTGTCCATTGCAGTTAACGCAGACGATTAATtcaaaaaaatgaatcatgattaattgcactgttaaacaatagaataccaattgaaatgtattaaatatttttggatggttttctgcattttcacatatattgatttctgttacaacacagaatacaaagtatacagtgctcactttatattatttttattacaaatatttgcactgtaaaaattataaataaaagaaatagtatttttcaattcacctcataccagtactgtagtgcaatctctttatcagaaaagtgtaacttacaaatgtagattttttttttacataactgcactcaaaaacaaaaaaagtaaaactttagagcctacaagtccactcaatcttACTACTTGTTCAGTCAGtcgttaagacaaacaagtttgtttacatttacgaaAGATACGGCTGCCTGCTTGTTATTTGCaaggtcacctgaaagtgagaacaggcattcgcatggcacttttgtagcctgtattgcaaggtatttacatgcctgaTAAGGCTAAACGTTCGTATGTACCTTCATGCTTcgtccaccattccagaggacatgcttccgtgctgatgatgctcattaaaaaaatgtgttaattaatttGTGGCCTAATTTCTTGGAGGAGAATTATGTGTCtccagctctgttttacccatattctgccatatatttcacattatagcagtcttggatgatgacccagcacatgttcgttttaagaacagtttcacagcagatttgacaaaacacaaaggtaccaatgtgagatttctaaaaatagctacggcacttgacccaaggtttaagaatctgaagcgccgtccagaatctgagagggacgaggtatggagcatgctttcagaagtcttaaaagagcaacactcagatgtggaaaccACAGAACCCGAGCCACCAAAAAAGGTGGCATCTGacacagatgatgaaaatgaacatgcatcggtccgctctgctttggattattattgagcagaacccatcatcatcatggacgcatgtcctctggaatggtggttgaaacatgaagggacatatgaatctttagtgcaggggtcggcaacctttcagaagtggggtgctgagtcttcatttattcactctcgtttaaggttttgcgtgtcagtaatacattttaacgtttttagaaggtctctttttataagtctataatatataactaaactattgtggtatataaagtaaataaggtttttaagtaggtttcagagtagcagccatgttagtctgtatctgcaaaaaggaagtcagtggtgtctcgaagatagctaggaaTGCTGGTAACGTAGAGCCTGAGAAGGAAGTCTACATAGCCTGGCTACATAGTCTACATAGcgtcaggccctatgctaccagcactcctagctatcttcgagacaccactgacttcctgaagaaactacaatccattagtgattttcctgaaaacaccatcctagccactatggatgtagaagccctctataccaacattccacacaaagatggactacgagccgtcaggaacagtatccccgataatgtcacggcaaacctggtggctgaactttgtaactttgtcctcacctataactatttcacatttggggacaatgcgtaccttcaagtcagtggcattgctatgggtacccacatggccccacagtatgccaacatttttatggctgacttagaacaacgcttcctcagctctcgtcccctaatacctctactctacttgcgctacattgatgacatcttcatctcctggacccatggaaaagaagcccttgaggaattgcatcatgatttcaacaatttccaccgcaccatcaacctcagcctggaccagttcacacaagagatccacttcctggacactacagtactaataaatgatggccacataaacaccaccctataccggaaacctactgatcactatacttacctacatacaatcgctccaacccctcagacagagacaaacacctacaagatctctatcaagcgttcttacaactacagtagccacctgctgaagtgaagaaacagattggcagagccagaagaatacccagaagtcacctactacaggacaggcccaacaaagaaagtaacagaacgccactagccatcacttcagcccacagctaaaacctctccagcgcatcatcaaggatctacaacctagcctgaaggacgatccatcactctcacagatcttgggagacaggccagt comes from Mauremys reevesii isolate NIE-2019 linkage group 11, ASM1616193v1, whole genome shotgun sequence and encodes:
- the LOC120374253 gene encoding histone H4-like, producing MSGQGKGGKGLGNGTAKRRRKVLLDDIQGITKPAIRRLARGGGVKHISGLIYEETCAVFKVFLENVIRDAVTYTEHAKRKTVTAMDVVYALKCQGRTLYGFGG